In Colletotrichum lupini chromosome 6, complete sequence, a single window of DNA contains:
- a CDS encoding 1-aminocyclopropane-1-carboxylate deaminase, with amino-acid sequence MVNLPHPFSEIPRLQLTYDRPVDIEQLHRLPEQEETKDGAIYIARDDCNSGLAFGGNKVRKLEYVLADAIDQGADTIVTTGGTQSNHMRQTAAAAAKLGLKVALFPVTAVSSEDPEYKYAGNIQLNSILGAETFPPNTSKEDAVTALESRGQKPYVIPAGASTHPLGGLGYARWAFELLEWEDKHSTNIRNIVVAVGSGSTLGGLVAGFKLAQQVGRDGARKRLVGYSILRKAEDDVAQMVLDIARTTAEKVGLDPKLITRNDFEIDYEYLGGSYGHLDERTAEGIKTLARTEGILTDPVYTGKAFTGLLHTAKAGGFNGKATLFLHTGGQAALSAYPKLTQ; translated from the exons ATGGTCAATCTTCCACATCCATTCAGCGAGATCCCTCGTCTCCAGTTGACTTATGACCGGCCGGTAGACATTGAACAGCTGCACCGACTACCTGAGCAGGAGGAGACCAAGGACGGGGCCATCTATATCGCCCGTGATGACTGTAACTCTGGTCTGGCGTTCGGAGGCAACAAGGTGCGAAAGTTAGAATACGTCTTGGCGGACGCTATCGATCAAGGTGCGGATACAATAGTCACGACTGGCGGAACCCAGTCGAACCACATGCGCCAGACCGCTGCGGCTGCGGCAAAGCTAGGTTTGAAA GTCGCCCTCTTCCCCGTCACTGCCGTTTCATCAGAGGACCCGGAGTACAAGTACGCAGGAAACATCCAACTCAACTCCATTCTCGGTGCCGAGACCTTCCCGCCAAACACGAGCAAAGAAGACGCCGTCACCGCCCTTGAGAGCCGCGGGCAGAAGCCATACGTGATCCCAGCGGGCGCAAGCACACACCCCCTCGGCGGCCTGGGCTACGCAAGATGGGCCTTTGAGCTTCTCGAGTGGGAAGACAAACATAGCACAAATATCAGGAACATAGTAGTCGCGGTCGGCTCCGGATCGACCCTGGGCGGCCTTGTCGCCGGCTTCAAGCTCGCGCAGCAGGTCGGCCGTGACGGTGCGCGGAAGCGACTAGTCGGATACTCGATCCTGAGGAAGGCCGAGGACGACGTCGCACAGATGGTGCTGGATATTGCGAGGACCACAGCGGAGAAGGTTGGGCTGGATCCCAAGTTGATCACGAGAAACGACTTTGAGATCGATTATGAGTACCTTGGAGGCTCGTACGGCCACCTTGATGAGCGAACGGCGGAGGGCATCAAGACATTGGCTCGGACGGAGGGGATCCTGACGGATCCGGTTTATACTGGCAAGGCATTTACTGGTCTGCTGCATACTGCCAAGGCGGGAGGGTTTAATGGAAAGGCGACACTGTTTCTGCATACTGGCGGGCAGGCAGCTCTGAGTGCGTACCCGAAGCTGACGCAGTAA